From Mytilus galloprovincialis chromosome 9, xbMytGall1.hap1.1, whole genome shotgun sequence, the proteins below share one genomic window:
- the LOC143046903 gene encoding toll-like receptor 2: MVCVLRFYFVIYLIDGATCCFTNFCHCSRKSLKTSCFSLTFIPNIPEYSLTLLLKSNTFLHLDKDTFYNVTDNNIRHFLLQNNGIVTVANDTFKYLNTMRTLEISYEEELDSSTLETSLRSVNLSTIETLKFENNGWEKIPDTLFKNLAGANISTLSLNFNILLTFDASFLRPFNLVGKITCRNNRIERLVITNDFEKVKELDLTANQIVIIPKFCSANESTLAPSLEKLTLFDNAIRSLSSRSFRCLNKLRELILDNNRIIEIGNDIFLPLTSLERLSVSHLKLRKLESRAFNCISLQKLQFIQNDFKFTDLDRFDSKSIFQFLHNLTNLDLTRNYLPKNETIFLQMFEPLDNLQKLVLQKTFFSTLPDMFFQKKPFLRILILQGNSISKWDRTLFHNVTSLKILNFNGNAINLINETSFPESVFASLESLDLSYNPFWCTCNHKWFVDYLRASNLSTKLVKWPDNYLCSFPEKLKDTKIVDYLPTEETCSESDPSDIFIGSVLFCAVSIILIGSVTLKCQNNIRNALYLYHLYRRRQRRSIRSDLPGTYEFDVYVVYCEKDRKWVHEVLLKRLEDEEFKVCIHCRDFPVGEDIVDNIEEFMNKSWKFIVIMSNNFAKSEWCQWEVNLVQARRRRRGKNAMVLIMLKQIDSKHMTSALRTLLYTTPYLSYIKGIGKRLFWTAVINGVKKSYDNSPVAVSFIS, translated from the coding sequence ATGGTTTGTGTGTTAAGattttattttgtgatttatCTAATCGATGGAGCTACATGTTGTTTCACAAATTTCTGTCATTGCAGTCGAAAAAGCTTAAAGACATCGTGTTTTTCATTAACATTCATTCCAAATATTCCAGAATATTCTCTAACACTACTGCTAAAGTCAAATACTTTCTTACATCTGGACAAGGATACGTTTTATAATGTAACCGATAATAACATCAGACATTTTTTACTGCAAAATAATGGGATTGTGACGGTAGCAAATGACacgtttaaatatttgaataccATGAGAACACTTGAAATTTCATATGAAGAGGAACTTGATTCATCGACTCTTGAAACCTCACTTCGAAGCGTAAACTTGTCTACAATTGAAACATTGAAATTCGAAAATAATGGATGGGAAAAAATTCCAGAtactcttttcaaaaatttagctGGAGCTAATATTTCTACACTTTCTTTGAACTTCAACATTCTATTGACTTTTGATGCATCATTTTTGAGGCCTTTTAATCTAGTTGGAAAAATTACATGCAGAAATAATCGAATTGAACGTTTGGTTATAACGAATGATTTCGAAAAAGTGAAAGAATTGGATCTAACTGCAAATCAAATAGTGATTATTCCGAAATTTTGTTCCGCAAATGAATCAACACTTGCCCCAAGTCTTGAAAAGTTGACTTTATTTGACAACGCTATTAGATCGCTTTCATCCAGATCTTTCAGGTGTTTGAACAAATTACGGGAATTGATACTTGACAATAATAGAATAATTGAGATCGGCAATGATATATTTTTACCATTGACAAGTCTAGAAAGGCTTTCAGTTAGTCATTTGAAACTAAGAAAACTTGAAAGTCGTGCTTTCAATTGTATTTCTTTACAAAAGTTACAGTTTATTCAAAATGATTTCAAGTTTACCGACTTGGACAGATTTGATTCAAAGTCAATTTTCCAATTCTTGCATAACCTCACTAACCTTGACTTGACGAGGAACTATTTGCCAAAAAACGAAACTATTTTTCTCCAAATGTTTGAACCTTTGGACAATTTACAGAAATTAGTTTTGCAAAAGACTTTTTTCTCAACCCTGCCAGACATGTTTTTCCAAAAGAAACCATTTCTTCGTATTTTGATATTACAAGGAAATAGTATAAGCAAATGGGATCGTACACTTTTCCACAATGTGACATCACTCAAAATTTTAAACTTCAATGGAAATGCAATTAATCTAATCAATGAAACGTCATTTCCCGAGAGTGTTTTTGCATCTTTGGAAAGTTTAGATTTATCATACAATCCATTTTGGTGTACTTGCAATCATAAATGGTTTGTAGATTACCTCCGTGCTTCAAATTTATCTACAAAACTGGTAAAGTGGCCTGACAACTACTTGTGTTCATTTCCAGAGAAACTAAAGGACACTAAAATAGTTGACTATTTGCCAACAGAAGAGACTTGCAGTGAATCAGACCCTTCTGACATTTTTATTGGGTCTGTTTTATTCTGTGCTGTATCAATTATTTTGATAGGAAGTGTGACTTTGAAATGTCAAAACAATATCCGCAATGCGTTATACCTTTATCATCTCTATAGACGTCGCCAGCGAAGATCTATTCGGTCGGATTTACCGGGAACTTACGAATTTGATGTCTATGTTGTTTACTGCGAGAAAGATCGTAAATGGGTTCACGAGGTTCTTTTGAAACGCCTAGAAGACGAAGAATTTAAAGTTTGTATACATTGTAGAGATTTTCCGGTAGGCGAAGATATTGTCGACAATATTGAAGAGTTTATGAATAAAAGCTGGAAGTTTATCGTCATTATGTCCAATAACTTTGCTAAAAGTGAATGGTGTCAATGGGAAGTTAACCTTGTTCAAGCAAGGAGACGCCGACGAGGAAAAAATGCGATGGTCCTGATAATGCTTAAACAGATTGACTCAAAACATATGACAAGTGCGCTTCGTACATTACTCTATACAACGCCATATCTATCGTACATAAAAGGAATTGGAAAAAGATTATTCTGGACTGCTGTGATTAACGGTGTTAAAAAGTCGTATGATAACTCTCCTGTTGCAGTTTcctttatttcataa